One Undibacter mobilis genomic region harbors:
- the flaF gene encoding flagellar biosynthesis regulator FlaF, giving the protein MATPRETEADKLLFAAQQLASVRDEWESKKFDLAPALLNNRKLWTVLMASVTRPENPLPAQLRQNVANIGIFVMKQTVEVMDDPKPEKLGSLITINRELAAGLLGRA; this is encoded by the coding sequence GTGGCGACGCCCCGCGAGACAGAGGCCGATAAGCTTCTGTTTGCCGCACAGCAGCTCGCATCCGTGCGCGACGAATGGGAATCCAAGAAGTTCGATCTCGCTCCGGCCCTGCTGAACAACCGCAAGCTCTGGACCGTGCTAATGGCATCGGTCACCCGCCCGGAAAATCCGCTCCCGGCTCAGCTGCGCCAGAACGTTGCCAACATCGGCATCTTCGTCATGAAGCAGACCGTTGAGGTCATGGACGATCCGAAGCCGGAGAAGCTTGGCTCGCTCATCACCATCAACCGCGAACTCGCCGCCGGTCTGCTCGGCCGCGCCTGA
- a CDS encoding flagellar basal body P-ring protein FlgI codes for MTPTFRTVLVAALLSLFTLANAGATSRIKDLANIEGVRQNQLIGYGLVVGLNGSGDTLNNIPFTRQSLQAMLERLGVNIRGQTLRTGNVAAVMVTANLPAFATQGTRIDVTVSSLGDAKSLQGGMLLVTPLLGADGNVYAVAQGSLAIGGFQAEGEAAKIVRGVPTVGRIANGALIEREIDFNLNRQNQLRMALRNPDFTTAKRIAAAINDYIGVPTAESLDPGTVGITVPNQYKGNVISLLTEIEQLQIDPDTAAKIVIDERSGIIVMGRDVRVSMVAVAQGNLTVTITETPQVSQPGPFAPRGAQTVVVPRTRIGVQETGKQLAVVRDGISLQQLVDGLNSLGIGPRDMIAILQAIKSSGAIQADIEVM; via the coding sequence ATGACGCCGACGTTCCGAACCGTCCTCGTGGCGGCACTCTTGAGCCTGTTCACCCTGGCAAACGCCGGGGCGACGTCGCGCATCAAGGACCTCGCCAATATCGAAGGCGTGCGTCAGAACCAGTTGATCGGCTACGGCCTGGTGGTCGGCCTTAACGGCTCGGGCGACACCCTCAACAATATCCCTTTCACCCGGCAATCGCTGCAGGCGATGCTGGAACGCCTTGGCGTCAATATCCGCGGCCAGACTCTGCGCACCGGCAATGTTGCTGCGGTCATGGTCACTGCCAACCTGCCCGCCTTCGCCACGCAGGGCACGCGCATTGACGTCACCGTATCTTCGCTCGGCGATGCCAAAAGTCTGCAGGGCGGCATGCTGCTGGTCACGCCGCTGCTCGGCGCCGACGGCAATGTCTATGCCGTGGCGCAGGGTTCGCTCGCGATCGGCGGTTTCCAGGCCGAAGGCGAAGCCGCCAAGATCGTGCGCGGCGTGCCGACGGTCGGCCGCATCGCCAACGGCGCGCTGATCGAGCGCGAGATCGACTTCAATCTCAACCGTCAGAACCAGCTCCGCATGGCGCTGCGCAATCCAGATTTCACGACCGCCAAGCGCATCGCCGCGGCGATCAACGACTACATCGGCGTGCCGACCGCGGAATCGCTCGATCCCGGCACCGTCGGCATCACCGTGCCGAACCAGTACAAGGGCAACGTCATCTCGCTGCTCACCGAGATCGAGCAGTTGCAGATCGATCCCGATACCGCTGCCAAGATCGTCATCGACGAGCGCTCCGGCATCATCGTCATGGGCCGCGATGTCCGCGTCTCCATGGTGGCGGTGGCGCAGGGCAACCTCACCGTCACCATCACCGAGACGCCGCAGGTCAGCCAGCCGGGTCCGTTCGCACCCCGCGGCGCGCAGACGGTGGTCGTGCCGCGCACGCGGATCGGCGTTCAGGAAACCGGCAAGCAACTCGCCGTGGTGCGGGATGGCATTTCGTTGCAGCAACTGGTCGACGGCCTCAACTCGCTGGGCATCGGCCCGCGCGACATGATTGCCATCTTGCAGGCGATCAAGTCGTCCGGCGCCATCCAGGCCGACATCGAGGTGATGTGA
- the flbT gene encoding flagellar biosynthesis repressor FlbT, whose product MPLKVELKPGERILIGECVITNSDRRTTFLIDGKAPILREKDIMTLEQADTVAKQIYLAVLFMYTSRTPSDHHATYFTLVRDITQAAPSTWKHIEIINNHILTGDLYKALKQAKQLIQYEQELMNDARGASVRKSRQTGGDAPRDRGR is encoded by the coding sequence ATGCCCCTCAAAGTCGAATTAAAGCCCGGCGAGCGCATTCTGATTGGCGAATGCGTCATCACCAATTCGGACCGGCGCACGACCTTCCTGATCGACGGCAAGGCGCCGATCCTGCGGGAGAAGGACATTATGACGTTGGAGCAGGCGGATACCGTCGCCAAACAGATCTATCTGGCCGTCCTGTTCATGTACACCTCGCGCACGCCGAGCGACCACCACGCCACGTATTTCACGCTCGTGCGCGACATTACCCAGGCGGCGCCAAGTACTTGGAAGCACATAGAGATCATCAATAATCATATCTTAACGGGCGACCTCTACAAAGCATTGAAGCAGGCAAAACAGCTGATTCAGTACGAGCAGGAGCTGATGAATGACGCACGCGGCGCAAGTGTACGGAAAAGTCGCCAAACAGGTGGCGACGCCCCGCGAGACAGAGGCCGATAA
- the dksA gene encoding RNA polymerase-binding protein DksA encodes MLAKVKPYRPSDKEPFMNERQREYFRAKLLQWREDILKEAKETLQHLQEENQNHPDLADRASSETDRSIELRARDRQRKLISKIDEALGRIEDGTYGYCEETGEPISLRRLEARPIATLSVEAQERHERREKVYRDD; translated from the coding sequence ATGTTGGCGAAAGTTAAGCCTTATCGGCCGTCCGATAAGGAGCCGTTCATGAATGAGCGCCAGCGCGAATACTTTCGCGCCAAGCTGCTGCAGTGGCGCGAGGATATCCTGAAGGAGGCCAAGGAGACACTTCAGCACCTCCAGGAAGAGAACCAGAATCACCCGGATCTGGCCGATCGGGCCTCGTCCGAAACGGACCGTTCCATCGAGCTGCGGGCTCGCGATCGGCAGCGCAAGCTGATCTCCAAGATCGATGAAGCGCTGGGCCGCATTGAGGACGGCACCTACGGTTACTGCGAAGAAACCGGTGAGCCGATCTCGCTACGCCGCCTCGAGGCGCGGCCAATTGCGACACTCTCGGTCGAAGCCCAGGAACGCCACGAACGCCGCGAAAAGGTCTATCGCGACGATTGA
- the flgH gene encoding flagellar basal body L-ring protein FlgH — protein MRILTLTRHALLAALATSLLSGCAAFDRLKNIGEQPKLSEVDNPTTRAGYKPVQMPMPAAQPATYNPNSLWRNGSRAFFKDQRAHQVGDILTVKVNITDKANIANDTKRSRANKEDSGVDNFFGKSKLPITNSMLPTRIFTADSTTSSEGKGSVDRSEALSTNVAGVVIQVLPNGNLVIEGKQEIRVNFEIRELIVGGVVRPEDIESDNTIDSTKIAQARIAYGGRGQISDVQQPRYGQQVMDVILPF, from the coding sequence ATGAGGATATTGACCTTGACCCGCCACGCCCTTCTCGCGGCGCTTGCAACCTCGCTGTTGAGCGGCTGTGCCGCATTCGACAGGTTGAAGAATATCGGCGAGCAGCCCAAGCTGTCCGAGGTCGACAATCCGACGACGCGCGCCGGCTACAAGCCGGTGCAAATGCCGATGCCGGCGGCGCAGCCCGCGACCTACAATCCGAACTCACTATGGCGGAACGGCTCGCGCGCCTTCTTCAAGGATCAGCGCGCCCATCAGGTCGGCGACATTCTTACGGTGAAGGTCAACATCACCGACAAGGCCAACATCGCCAACGATACCAAGCGCAGCCGCGCCAACAAGGAAGACTCCGGCGTCGATAACTTCTTCGGCAAGAGCAAACTGCCGATCACCAATTCGATGCTGCCGACCCGTATCTTTACGGCTGACTCCACGACATCGAGCGAAGGCAAAGGCTCGGTCGATCGCTCCGAAGCGTTGTCCACCAATGTCGCCGGCGTCGTCATCCAGGTCCTGCCGAACGGCAACCTGGTCATCGAAGGCAAGCAGGAGATCCGGGTCAATTTCGAGATCCGCGAACTCATCGTCGGCGGCGTGGTTCGTCCCGAGGATATCGAAAGCGACAACACCATCGACTCCACCAAGATCGCCCAGGCCCGCATCGCCTATGGCGGCCGCGGCCAAATCAGCGACGTGCAGCAGCCGCGCTACGGCCAGCAAGTGATGGATGTGATCTTGCCGTTCTAG
- a CDS encoding flagellar assembly protein FliX translates to MRITGTNAASLSASPSAARRAGAGGTFSLSQFEQPSTPAPTTALRSVAGLDSLLALQGVEDPTEKKKRAVARGRKALDVLDELKLGMIGGGSLDTATIARLKVAAEGLTDGSGDSGLDGVLAEIDLRVAVELAKVARR, encoded by the coding sequence ATGCGCATCACCGGAACGAACGCGGCCTCGCTATCGGCCTCACCCAGCGCGGCGCGCCGCGCTGGAGCGGGCGGCACCTTCAGCCTTTCCCAGTTTGAACAGCCTTCGACGCCGGCACCGACCACGGCGCTGCGGTCGGTCGCTGGCCTGGATAGTCTTCTCGCCTTGCAGGGTGTTGAGGACCCCACGGAGAAGAAGAAGCGGGCGGTCGCCCGGGGCCGGAAGGCGCTCGACGTTCTCGACGAACTGAAGCTCGGCATGATCGGCGGTGGCTCGCTCGATACCGCCACCATCGCCCGGCTCAAAGTGGCGGCCGAGGGTCTCACCGATGGCTCCGGCGACTCAGGTCTCGACGGCGTTCTCGCGGAGATCGACCTCCGCGTCGCGGTGGAACTCGCCAAAGTTGCCCGCCGCTAG
- a CDS encoding BA14K family protein, which translates to MSDVIDVRHRGRGGAGIAAGIATGLILGGIIASQPRYYGPRGYDYQYYYGGPPPLFYGPQVFYPPGYYGPVMRPAYGPRGDWLSYCFSRYRSFDPVSGTYMGYDGRRHPCR; encoded by the coding sequence GTGAGCGATGTCATTGATGTTCGTCACCGTGGCCGCGGCGGCGCTGGAATCGCCGCCGGCATTGCCACCGGCCTGATCCTCGGTGGCATCATCGCCTCGCAACCGCGTTACTACGGCCCGCGTGGCTACGATTATCAATATTACTACGGCGGCCCGCCGCCTTTGTTCTACGGCCCGCAGGTATTCTATCCACCGGGCTACTACGGTCCGGTGATGCGGCCCGCCTACGGGCCGCGCGGCGATTGGCTCTCTTATTGCTTCTCGCGCTACCGCTCGTTTGACCCCGTATCCGGCACTTACATGGGATATGACGGCCGCCGGCATCCGTGCCGCTAG
- the flgJ gene encoding flagellar assembly peptidoglycan hydrolase FlgJ, whose product MSAGIGGISLPVPGQSATDLLKSQTGAVKGKSGYHFTPEQMKARAKKTSEDFEAVFLNNMFQQMFTGVQGEGPFGGAGATGVWRTFLTDEYAKNFAKAGGIGIAKQVYSTLLAQQEIRQ is encoded by the coding sequence ATGAGCGCAGGCATCGGCGGCATCTCGCTCCCCGTCCCCGGCCAATCGGCCACTGACCTACTCAAGAGCCAGACCGGCGCGGTCAAGGGCAAGTCGGGCTATCACTTCACGCCCGAGCAGATGAAGGCGCGCGCCAAGAAGACGTCGGAAGACTTCGAGGCTGTGTTCCTCAACAACATGTTCCAGCAGATGTTCACCGGCGTTCAGGGCGAAGGCCCGTTCGGCGGCGCGGGCGCGACCGGCGTTTGGCGCACATTCCTCACCGACGAATACGCCAAGAATTTCGCCAAGGCCGGCGGCATCGGCATCGCCAAGCAGGTTTACAGCACCCTGCTCGCTCAACAGGAGATCCGCCAGTGA
- a CDS encoding flagellin, giving the protein MNNVTLSAGVRANLLSLQSTADMMQTTQNRLATGNKVNSALDNPISFFTSQSLQSRAGDLNSLLDSMSNGIQTIQAANNGLTSITSTVQSMQSTLNQALQDSNWQSASYSIDSTTIGTGSVKNLTISGGAVGTTAVNVAVNSIATAGTQSTLSTSANYLAPSVADPSSVESGAFYGLSGASTYTFKVNGQDITLTSATTGTQSGDTLAHAKTSIQAQLDARFGSGAFTVGNNTAGTGFSITGKADGTNDVVISNQAGTGAAATQATFAGGAFTGLTGADTYSFDFNDGTTTHAITLTQAQGSSAANARAAIQSQLDTHYGAGAFTVSGTTGITITGKADGSNSVIISNQAAPVNAGGATAAGMGLGTTTQTSNGAVANNVTGLGLGSTTTTSYGTPADPYEFTVNGAAVTIAAGTGLAAAVTSVNAQLSGVNSKFQAFDDSGKLGIREITAQGTQLTLGGTDAASLFGGTLTNTGTAAGVAAVKTVDQLVASINGNSSLTGKVKATNDNGNLRITNLSLSDLTVVGATSSQVNGGTGGANTQTIGGNSVRKGLVQQFNTLRDQLDKYAGDASYNGINLLSGDNLKLTLNETGSSAINIQAKDANGNTLSISSVALGINSATNSDFDSNTSINSVLSTLTGALSTLRSQGSSFGSNLSAVQNRQTFTKSMINTLQTGADKLVLADTNEEGANLLALQTRRSLSTTALSMASQADQAVLQLFQ; this is encoded by the coding sequence ATGAATAACGTCACCCTGTCCGCCGGCGTGCGGGCTAACCTGCTGTCTCTGCAGAGCACGGCAGACATGATGCAGACCACCCAGAACCGCCTTGCGACCGGTAACAAGGTCAACTCCGCTCTCGACAACCCGATCAGCTTCTTCACGTCGCAGTCGCTGCAGAGCCGCGCCGGCGATCTGAACTCGCTGCTCGACTCGATGTCGAACGGCATTCAGACCATCCAGGCGGCGAACAACGGTCTGACCTCGATCACGTCGACCGTGCAGTCGATGCAGTCGACCCTGAACCAGGCCCTCCAGGACTCGAACTGGCAGTCCGCCTCGTACTCGATCGACTCGACCACGATCGGCACCGGTTCGGTCAAAAACCTGACCATCTCCGGCGGCGCTGTCGGCACCACCGCCGTCAACGTCGCGGTCAACAGCATTGCTACTGCCGGCACGCAGTCGACCCTGTCGACCTCGGCCAACTACCTCGCCCCGAGCGTCGCCGATCCGTCGTCGGTCGAAAGCGGTGCGTTCTACGGCCTGTCCGGCGCCTCGACCTATACGTTCAAGGTCAACGGCCAGGACATCACCCTGACTTCGGCCACCACCGGCACCCAGTCGGGTGACACGCTGGCCCACGCCAAGACCTCCATCCAGGCTCAGCTCGACGCCCGCTTCGGCTCTGGCGCCTTTACCGTCGGCAACAACACCGCTGGTACCGGCTTCAGCATCACCGGCAAGGCCGACGGCACCAACGACGTCGTCATCAGCAACCAGGCCGGTACCGGCGCTGCTGCGACGCAGGCGACCTTCGCGGGTGGTGCGTTCACCGGTCTGACCGGTGCGGATACCTACTCGTTCGACTTCAACGATGGCACGACGACGCATGCCATCACGTTGACCCAGGCCCAGGGCAGCAGCGCCGCGAACGCTCGCGCTGCGATCCAGAGCCAACTCGACACGCACTACGGCGCGGGCGCGTTCACGGTCAGCGGCACCACCGGCATCACCATCACTGGTAAGGCCGATGGTTCGAACAGCGTGATCATCAGCAACCAGGCCGCTCCGGTCAACGCCGGCGGCGCGACTGCCGCTGGTATGGGCTTGGGCACCACGACGCAGACCAGCAACGGCGCCGTGGCGAACAACGTCACCGGCCTCGGCCTTGGCTCGACGACCACGACCAGCTACGGCACCCCGGCCGATCCGTACGAGTTCACCGTCAACGGTGCAGCCGTCACGATCGCCGCCGGTACGGGCCTCGCTGCCGCGGTCACCAGCGTCAACGCGCAGCTCTCGGGCGTGAACAGCAAGTTCCAGGCTTTCGACGACAGCGGCAAGCTCGGCATCCGTGAAATCACGGCGCAGGGCACGCAGCTGACCCTCGGCGGCACGGACGCTGCCTCGCTGTTCGGCGGCACTCTGACCAACACCGGCACCGCCGCCGGCGTTGCGGCGGTCAAGACCGTCGACCAGCTCGTCGCTTCGATCAACGGCAACAGCTCGCTGACCGGCAAGGTGAAGGCCACCAACGACAACGGTAACCTGCGCATCACCAACCTGTCGCTGTCCGACCTCACGGTCGTCGGCGCCACGTCGAGCCAGGTTAACGGTGGTACCGGTGGTGCCAACACCCAGACCATCGGCGGCAACAGCGTCCGTAAGGGCCTCGTTCAGCAGTTCAACACGCTGCGCGACCAGCTCGACAAGTACGCGGGCGACGCGTCCTACAACGGCATCAACCTGCTGTCGGGCGACAACCTGAAGCTGACGCTGAACGAAACCGGCTCCTCGGCCATCAACATCCAGGCCAAGGACGCGAACGGCAACACCTTGTCGATCTCCAGCGTCGCGCTCGGGATCAACTCGGCCACCAACTCGGACTTCGACTCGAACACCTCGATCAACTCGGTGCTCAGCACGCTGACTGGCGCGCTGTCGACGCTGCGTTCGCAGGGTTCGTCGTTCGGTTCGAACCTGTCGGCGGTGCAGAATCGTCAGACCTTCACCAAGTCGATGATCAACACCCTGCAGACCGGCGCGGACAAGCTCGTTCTCGCCGACACCAACGAGGAAGGCGCCAACCTGCTGGCCCTGCAGACCCGTCGCTCGCTGTCCACCACGGCGCTGTCGATGGCCTCGCAGGCCGACCAGGCGGTGCTCCAGCTCTTCCAGTAA
- a CDS encoding flagellar biosynthesis protein FlgL: protein MTVSSINARSTQMLQSLVSLRSQLDDLNRQISTGKKSDTYAGLGVQRGVSITLRSQLAAIESYDASGQTASTRINLAQTALTSMAKVVSDTKAAMFQATNVSGVGGASQVQSSAKFSLDELTGLLNTQVGGRYIFAGKQTDKPAVESSSNILNGDGARAGLVQIINERKQADLGSDGLGRLDVTNPTLSSLNIAEEAVSPFGFKLASVTSNLTNVVVNGPTGSPATLDVNLGSGNPNDGESLTVRLTLPDGTSTSVTLKATTASPAGPGQFTIGTLPSDTTANLTTALTAALKKAGGTELTAASAVQASNEFFNADANHPPVRVDGPPFDSATATKLGSSADTVIWYTGDAGSDPARQTATALVDPTLSVGYGVRANEQGLRSVVQNVATLAAVSISSTDPNGVDLSQALNTRLTAGLNGKPGDQKLSDVTTDLANAQISINSAKSRHTQQNTTLQEFLTQIEGVSDTEVGAQILALQTRLQASMQVTAMTYQTSLVNYLK, encoded by the coding sequence ATGACAGTATCATCGATCAACGCGCGCTCGACGCAAATGCTGCAGTCGCTGGTGAGCCTGCGCTCCCAACTCGACGACCTCAACCGGCAAATCAGCACCGGCAAGAAATCCGACACTTATGCCGGCCTGGGCGTGCAGCGTGGGGTTTCGATTACCTTGCGCTCCCAGCTTGCCGCGATCGAAAGTTATGATGCCAGCGGCCAGACCGCGTCGACGCGCATCAATCTTGCCCAGACGGCCCTGACCAGCATGGCCAAGGTCGTCAGTGATACCAAAGCGGCGATGTTCCAGGCTACGAATGTCAGCGGTGTCGGCGGCGCCAGCCAGGTGCAGAGTTCGGCCAAGTTTTCGCTCGACGAATTGACGGGACTTCTGAACACCCAGGTTGGCGGCCGTTACATCTTTGCCGGCAAGCAGACGGACAAGCCTGCGGTTGAGAGTTCCAGCAACATTCTCAACGGCGACGGCGCGCGCGCCGGACTGGTGCAGATCATCAATGAACGCAAACAGGCCGATCTTGGTTCGGATGGCCTGGGGCGTCTCGATGTCACCAACCCGACCTTGTCGTCGCTCAACATCGCCGAAGAAGCCGTTTCGCCGTTCGGCTTCAAACTGGCGTCGGTCACGTCCAACCTCACAAACGTCGTGGTCAACGGTCCGACTGGCTCGCCGGCGACGCTCGACGTCAATCTCGGCAGCGGCAATCCCAACGATGGCGAAAGTCTGACGGTAAGGCTGACCCTGCCGGACGGCACCAGCACCAGCGTGACGCTGAAGGCGACAACGGCTTCGCCTGCCGGCCCAGGTCAGTTCACCATCGGGACGTTGCCGAGCGACACCACGGCCAACCTGACAACGGCGTTGACCGCGGCACTCAAGAAAGCTGGTGGCACGGAATTGACGGCCGCTTCGGCTGTGCAGGCTTCCAACGAGTTCTTCAATGCCGATGCCAATCACCCGCCGGTGCGCGTCGATGGTCCGCCATTCGACAGCGCGACGGCCACAAAGCTCGGCTCGTCAGCCGATACCGTGATCTGGTACACCGGCGATGCCGGCAGCGACCCGGCGCGCCAAACCGCTACCGCGCTTGTCGATCCGACGCTGTCGGTTGGCTACGGTGTGCGGGCCAATGAGCAGGGTTTGCGCTCGGTGGTGCAGAATGTCGCAACGCTGGCTGCGGTGTCGATCTCGTCGACCGATCCCAATGGCGTCGATCTCAGCCAGGCGCTCAATACGCGGTTGACCGCCGGGCTCAACGGCAAGCCTGGCGACCAGAAGCTGTCGGATGTCACCACCGATCTGGCGAACGCGCAAATCTCGATCAACTCTGCCAAATCGCGGCACACGCAGCAGAACACGACGCTTCAGGAATTCCTCACCCAGATTGAAGGCGTGTCGGACACCGAAGTGGGCGCCCAGATCCTTGCGCTGCAAACGCGCCTTCAGGCCAGTATGCAGGTGACCGCGATGACCTATCAAACCAGTCTGGTGAACTATTTGAAGTAA